The genome window ACTATTGACTCATGGATGGGATAAAAAATTAACAAGCGTGGTTATTTGATCATTGTTATTATAATAATTTCTATATGATCCAACCATATTTTACATTAGGCTACTCGGCTCTTTACATTCGTTCATCCTGCTTTAAACGTATTCTGATTCAGTTTAGCTCCACAAATTGACCAATAGCTTATGTTCAGAAGAATATACAGCATATAGGATAGTCTCTTTTCACTGCAGAGACAATGCCAACAGAATAACAAATTAATGTAActattttcaaaaaaaaaatccccttgCGTAAATAGGCTACACGTCAGTCTATGAATGTTATATGTTAAGTTAACTGTAAACAAATTATGAAAAAAGTAAGTGGGCTATGTAGGCTATTATGCGTAAAAAAATAAAGACAAACAGACGCGCACCGTGTTGACTGGTCTCGCATGGAAATGTGATTAATCTCAACTGAACAAAGTGACCACAAACTGGACCTCATTGGCCTACACGAGCGTTTGCACGCGACTTGTATCCAGACACCTGCTATTCTCCTTTACTAGAACATAGGCTTATGCAGGGGCAAGTGACGACGTTTAATTTATTTCAGCTACACCGAAACAATAGAAACGGGGTAAAGACTACGAATCATTAAGGTTACCTTTATGGGCTACACATATCTTACACCTGACTTTTTTCGAAACTTAAATAAGCTATAaatctttttcacaaactgacTGTGCATAGCACAAATCTTTATGGATTATATATCAGGACATATGTTAACCTATTGTGTGTTGGCCAAATTAGGAAAAAATTCTTACCAAAGTGCACCATTTTAGCAACGCAGATCCTGCATTCACATAcctgcactacacacacacacacacacacacacaaacatatcctgacagaaaacacacacacacggatacccTGTCTcaaacacccatacacactcaTGAACTATCCATGCCACCCACTTGCCTTGCCCTAAGGCATAATCTCGGGGTTGTTGTTTTCCCGGCAACATAGTAGCCCCACCACCGATTTACCCTGTCACTGCTAATAGGGCAATTAACCACCACTACACCCCCCAGGCAAAATGAGACCCCAACCCCCAACCACCCAGCTCCCCAACTTGTCTTTATGACATTTCTGTGACAAAGTGTCTGGCTGGGGTGGACCAGGGGGACCATCTGACACCCTCCAGAGCCTACCGAATGTCAAACACTCCCCTGACCACTCCCTGTCTGCCCCAGGGTAAGcactgaacacagccacactgtATATCACACATGCACAGGGGTGGTTCTGTGATGGTGTTGTGATGAGTAACCTTGGCTGAGCGTAACCTTGCACTGGCTATTCATCATTATGGCACCTTTTTAGTAAATTTCGCAATTTGTGATATGGGTTTGACTTCCAAGACAGTTCATATcagaatatacacacacatttaggatTATCTCACATCTCCATTCTTCTGAAATACCCTGGCACCTTATTTACTATAATACCTTCTTTTCAACTCTATCCCTCTGTCCTTACTCCCTAAGGATAGGCTTCTCCCTAGTCAGTGCTCACCCCCTCGAGCCGTTGCCATAGTAACTTGTTAGCTGGTCGACATGACAACCTCTCCGAGGTCCAGTATTAAAGAAATTATATGGAGGGGGGAGattgggagagggagtgagaaacaGCGATtgagagcgagacagacagaaacagacacagagagatgggtTGGATAACCAATAAAAGATAGATTTGTATAGACCTGATTCTTTGCAATTTCCCTTAATCCGGCGTAAGAGTCGGCGGGATCAGTATGACACATTTGTCAAATTTATCTGAACCATATTCATATTGTTGTCGGATGgaataaacttttttttaattcCAAAACACCGTTTTCCTATCACATTTAAGCCAAGACTGTCCCCATCACTTTCTGACAAACTACTTTATGAGATGCAACAGTGGTCTAAAGTGGTCATACCTATACCTTTTTTCTACAATAGGCCTATACATATATTATCAAACCGATTTAATTTTCTTTAAAAAGATTTTTTAGGCCTATGCCTATTGACTATTTTCATTTGATTTCAAACGCAGTTTTCAACAGCTAGGCTATATATAGTATTCGTAttttatgtaggcctataaCGTTTTGTTCTGGGAGCAGAGACATTCAGATATTTTGCTTTTAAACCGAAGTTTAGGCCTTTCAAATTATTTACGATAACCAAAGCTCATATGCACTACATGCTACTTATTTTAAATTAAACTGTTGGGCGTTAGAATAGGCTAAAGgcctacaataataataatgataataatacttTTCAATTATTGTTGGTACTTAAGGCTATTGTTTCAATTGTATCGTGTCCAATGTGACttttaatattttatttcaaTATTTGCTATTGTCTTTATCTTATTTCACAAAGAGCTTCCATGCCATTGGTTTTCTAATATTCTGTTATCGAAAAAATACACTTGTACAGTAGACTTATAAGCAGACAGAGAAGGATGAAATGAATGGGGTGACTAGAAATGCATTTTGAATATTCATAGAGAGCAAAAACAGGCCTGAGTAGAAGTTGATTCCTTGTCCAGTTCATAAGAGAGGGTATGGATTTCGGCGATTCACTTCGGCCAAACTGACTCGTGCATGCATGTTGTCTGTAGATACCAATTGCAAGAGTTCAATAAACGGACAGAATATTTCCTTCTGAATAATTTTATTAATATTAATGCTTTTTAATAATCTCTATATCTCTCAATaacatcatatatatatatatatatatatatatcttggaTCAGTTTTAAAATAGCTAAGTATGCTACATTAAGATTGCTGTATTTTAATTGCAGTCTAAAGCCAAGAATGTGCACCTGTCCACCTGCAGATGTGTTTTAACTGTTCCCATTGCTAAAAGATTgtttaaggagagagagatggagagacaagtAAATTATGCCAGGTAAGGAACCATTGCATACGAGCAGCTGATCTACCAGAAAGACTCAAAGAATGCTGCAAAAGCGCACCCTGGAGGTGATATTTTTGTACTGAAAGAATTTTTGTGGTTCATTCCAAATCGCTCATCAAATGTTTTATGGACCTTACTGGACACCATACTATGTTCAAATGCGGATGTGGAACACGTTTGTAACCATTAGGTTTACGCTTGTAACcatgtctttatatatatctatgcttgTAACCAGTACAGCCTAACTCCATAGCAATTCGGCGTTGTTAACCCAATTATTATTGCTAAATAAACCACTTGGTTTGATATTGGTGACTAGTAAGAAAGTAAGGTACGAGAGCAGATGGTGGTGCAGCGACATTGTATCCAAACAACAAATCTAATCTGTGAACTCCATGTCCTCGCCAActactgctagctagctagatacttGTCGAGAAATAGCCCATGGCTAAATAAGGATTTATTAGCTCGGTCAGCTAGCCACTTTAATTACATTAATTATATTCTTGTTGTTATCATCTGTAGAATGTCAGATATTGAAGACGATTGGGAAGAAGAGGTAAGGCTACTGTATCAGCAGTTATCTCTGGTGGTGCATGGTCCCAGTCTAGTGTGTTGGTGCAGTCACAAGTATATAGATTCACATAGCTTTTACGTGAATTGAGGCTAATGTATGTCTTCCCAATTGGCTTCTACACGTGTATCCAGGAGCAGTTGGTTGTGGTAGAGCTCTCTGGTATTATCAACTCAGATTTCCTGACGAAATGCCAGGGGGGAACTTGCAAGATATTAGTGAGTCCTTAACAATTGAATCTTATTCCAATAACACATTCATTTAGTTTGCAGCACAACCTATACCAAAAAAAACATGCTGTTAAGTTTGATcaacctctcatctctctcatttTGAAGGACATTGATAGCGAGCGGCCAATTATGCAAGTAGGACCATATGTGTTTGCAGGGGAATATGAAGGTAGGAGAAACCCTCATTCTGCCCTCAGCAAAATGTTGAATACTTGCACATTGGTGTTGTGGatattgggaaaaaaaattctcacccacctctgtttctctgtccatCTTCTTGCAGATTTCTTGGGGACCTGTGTACTGTTTCAGGAGCAAGATATTACGGGTACGTTCTTTCCCTTTCCCTGTCTCCTGGCTTGGTCATTCTTGTCTATTTATCTTTTGTGTTCATGACTCAACCCTGCTTTGTTTCCCTGGTCCCTGTGTAtcaggacaggacacagacacTGGCCCTCAGCTGAAATACAAATGCCACACCGGGAAAAAACTGATGATGCAACGTATCTTCCTAGctgagaagaaagagggagaacccAGCTCGGGTCCGTCCTCACAGATACCGTCAAGCACATACTCCTTAAAAATACACCCCccagccaaacagtgtaaatacatcaTACACTATTTTACTTAACCTGACTTGCTCTGTCTAAAGGTTTATTTCAATGTGTTGCTGTTTGTATTGTTGATTGTGCAGAAGAACATGACGTGCCACTACCAGGTGACGGAAAGACTGCGGAGACCCCCTCTCACTCCACCAAGGGCGCAGAGAAGACGGGTAATGTGGAGGAAACGGGACAACAAACCACAGAAGAAGGAGAAATGCATCAGGATTGAGGGAGTTGACCAAACATTAGAGACTGCTGAGATCAGTCACTGACAGCCCTGTGACCTGGACGACGAGGAGCATACAGAAGGATTGGCAGGAGCCTGACAGACGACAAACAGAAAACTGCCCTTGACTAAATGGTCTAGGAAAGAGTGTTTAGTTTCTCTTGCCTGGTGCACCTAGTGACTTAGTTTTCCAAACAATGTCTCTGTGACAGGTGTTAGCCAGACAGTGCTCATGACTGACAAGGTGTGTCAACGTAGCTTCATGTGGCTACCAAAAAATATATTCGTCTCGATTGTGGAGCAGGAAATACCTTAATAACTGAAGATTTTTCCTTTCCATTTTGATGTTTAAACTGATTGTGATACACCACAGCTTGAACATATTTTTTTAGGGAATGCCTGAAGTAGTCGGTTAGTTTTGTGGTATTGCCTTCAGCCCACACAGTATAGGATTACTGCAGAACATTACCAGTACCTAATATTGTATATTGTATTGGAACCGTTGATGTTGAAATAAATACACCTgaacttttttttatgtttgatATTTTGTAGACTTTTGTAACCTTGAAGCCAACTAGATCTTAAGTGACCCTGACAATACATTTTCAGAAGAAGTAGCAATAGGATGTGTAATTCCATGTGCACTTGAAATGTATCCTGAAATACATTGTCAGCCCTACTTGTGACTGTAAAATTGGGCTAATATATAATCGCAAACGCTTTTAAATAGCTCGAAATTTAAGCAGTCTTTCAAAAACGTCTACAAGTTTTATTAGTAAACGGGCATTTGTAAGTTGCCTTAACTGTTCTTTTTATGAATGGAGTTTATATATTACACATTGTTGCGATATCTGGGTTGAGGACGTGGCGGTTATAAGCCAATCCAATCACCGATGCTGCTCTGAAGTGGACCAATCGACGAGCGACAAGGCACTGGAGTGATGGAGTTCCAAAAAGCTGCATCTGTAACGCCATTGGCTATCGGACTCATCCTAGCCCAGGAAACGATGgtaaagtaaagggtgtgtatCCGGGCCGGAGAGAACGTCCACCACGTCCACTACCGTCAAACTAGCCTCAATAGTCTTCAACTCCATTTCCGGGTTCACGAATTTGCTTTCAAAGTAAGAGCCTGAGACGTCGGAGACATAACTGTTAAGTAAATCCCAGTTGAAGAGCGGATTCAACATAAATTGATACTGTAGGAAAATTCCTCCCATACGTCATGTACATTATAGAGTATcccatttattattattgttattaagtACTCTAATTATTCTCACATTCCTAAATACATTTCACGTTGTGAAACACATATTTCTTATGGTGTTCATGTAGCTGTAACTTCGTCTCGTGACCTTTACTTTGAAATACTTTTAATGAAATACTCCTGAAACGAGATTCATTATTGAGGCTGGCTTGACGCTGCTTCAATATCCAGACCcgacagacaaaaaaaagagaccGGTAAGTTTAATTGTCTTTtgtttgaaaaaggagaaatggCAATGTAAGGAAACACTAGTCTATAAATGCAAGTAGATTGACTAAATATATGCTATTATTAGCATGCCAGGTGAAGTGGACGTAGTCAACAGAGGTTACTACTGGTACAGCTAGCTACAGCTAGCTTGCTGTATGGTCAAATTAGTAAATTCGACAAACCCACATTTATGTTTCGGTACTATGTATAATCTAGACATACGCTTGTCTGTTAAATTACAATTCACTGTCCCTGTGTTGCGGAATATGTAGATAGGTGATGCCTATATGTCAAAAAAATCAAAACGAAGGGTAGACATTAAAATAATGCATCAGACTGACATAAAGTTTACTGCACTAATACTACTAAGAAATTCAGCTTTCATCTGTCGGAAGTAATTTATGCAAATCACGGATTAACATTCACTAAGAATTAAGGACATCACACAACTGATCCCTGTACTATTTAAATGTGTTATTTACAcagatccctttctctctgtcccaggCAGTGTGTCTTTGTGACGATGGAGCTGCGACCATTTATCATGATGTGCTTTGCACTGTGTGTGGTTTACGCCACCAGTAAACCCACTGAGAAGAAGGACCGTGTCCACCATGACGATCTGCTCAGCGACCGGGATCACGATGACCAGGAGAACTTTGACTATGACCACGAAGCCTTTCTGGGACAGGATGAGGCCAAGACCTTTGATCAACTAACACCagaagagagcaaagagagactCGGGTAAAACACGCGTTTCACACCATCTCCCACTCGCGTAAATACACACGCCTTCTTAAACTGCCTATTTTaacgtccctccctctctctctctttagtatGCTGGTAGAGCGTATAGATGAGGACAGAGATGGATATGTGTCTACTGAAGAGATGAAAAAGTGGATTAAGCACGCTCAGAAGAGATGGATCTACGATGATGTGGACCGCCAGTGGAAGGGTCATGACCTCAACGGGGATGGTCAGGTGTCCTGGGAGGAATACAAGAATGCCACATATGGATATATACTTGGTAAGTACACGCTTGTCAGCACACATGATTCCGTGTCCTTCCTTGCAAAGGAACACAAAgctataatttacatttacatgtacatttagtcatttagcagacgctcttatccagagcgacttacagtaagtacagggacattcttcccgaagcaagtagggggaagtgccttgcccaaggacacaacgtcattaggcacagccgggaatcgatccggcgaccttctgattactagcccgattctctaaccgctcagccacctgactccctataattTAGCTGTttacctaaaaaaaaaaaaaacatgacgaACCTCCACCAGTGCAAGTTTGTTGACCCATCTTTGCGATCTTCAGATGATCCAGACCCCGAAGATGGCTTCAGCTACAGACAGATGATGGCTCGGGATGAGAGAAGGTTCAAGATGGCCGACCTGGATGCAGACAGTAAAGCAAATAAGGAGGAGTTCACAGCCTTCCTCCACCCTGAGGAGTATGACCATATGAAGGACATAGTAGTGCTGGTGGGTCACGCACCCACAAGTACAAACTCACGCAAAGAAATACTGCACATAGAAatgtacacactcacgcaaacaAATACTGGACGTAGAAATGTACACACTGACGCAAACTAATACTGCACATAGAAATGTACACATTTACGCATACAGGTACTGGACTGGAACTTGTTTGTTTTGAATGGTAACCCTGGTGTTCATGCACTGTGCTCTCCTTCCTTGCTGTAGGAGACCATGGAGGACATAGACAAAAATGGAGATGGTTTCATTGACCTAGAGGAGTACATAGGTGAGTTATAACTTATTTACATTTGTCAATGTATTAATTTATCCCCTTTGATCAAAAGCGACACACAGATCTACAGCAGAAAGTCAAGGATTATAAGTGCATCGTTCTAACAGTTTTGGTTGTATTTTGTCAATTAATGTTTAGTATATGtgtagtgtttgcacctccctgccacagtaaattccgtgtttgtataacatacatggcgaataaaccgaattctgattctgatgaatgGCATTTTACCAGGTGCATTACATAGGCATTCCAGCAGGAAGTCCCTCTCACATTCCTTACTCTGTCCCGGTCTTGCTGTGTCACCTGCAGGTGACATGTACAACCAGGAGGGGGACCCATCAGAGCCAGAATgggtgaggacagagagggagcagtTCACAGAGTTCAGAGACAAAAACAAAGATGGCCGCATGGACAAGGAAGAGACCAGAGACTGGATACTGCCCTCCGACTATGACCACGCAGAGGCCGAGGCCAAGCACCTGGTCTACGAGTCTGATACagacaaggtgtgtgtttgtgtgtgtgtgtgtgtgtgtgtgtgtgcgtgctcgccTTTGCGTCAGTGTGTTTACACTGCCGGTGTTCTCCTATTATTCTGAATTGAGCACACAGAAGCCAAACAGCTAACCAGTGACTAACGGATGTGCTGTTTCTCCACTAGGATGGCCGTCTGACCAAGGCGGAGATCGTGGAGAAGTACGACCTGTTTGTGGGCAGTCAGGCCACAGACTTTGGGGAAGCCCTGGCACGACACGATGAGTTCTAACTTGTAAGGGCGCGGAGCTCCTCTCTACTGACACTACGTTCCCCTTGGAAGTGCTCTACTTTAGGCTCTGGTGAGAAGCAGTGCACTGGTGGGGGGGATACCTGCCCTGCCACGCTAATGCTACGGACAGTAATTTATTTGCAATCTTGATCGTAATCCCTTAGACATATGAGTATGCTCAGAGGGGTGCACAGCTGGTGTCTCCTGGTAGATAATGGCACCCCAACCGTGGCCAACCGATATATCCTCGCCTCTTCTCTACTTTCACTGCAACCCAATCAAGAACGAGCAAAAGAACAAGCAGTATTTCCTTCATATCTGTGTCGTTTGCAAATCCCTTATGGTTCTGTTTGACTGACTATATAAACCCCTTTGAGTTTTGTTTTAGTTTAGTAGCCATATTGACACCTTTTAGGTCATGTATGCAGTGAACTGCAGAATAGCACGTGTGTAGTGTTGCAGTATTCTGTGATGCACTGAACTAGGAATCCTTAATGCAGACCATTTAAATTGTGAAACACCTGGGCCCGGTCCCAAATCCACGGCTAGCCACGGCTCGTTGGTAAACCATGTTTGAGTCGAGGCTTCTGCTTTGGGGCCATTGAAGACTGTTGTATACTCGTGCAATATGGTAGTACCTGTGGACCAGGGGGGTGCGTCTGCCAGCACCGGTCCTCAGTGCCCCCCGTGATGTTCACAGTGCCAGCTAAAGGGGGGGGTTGAATGACACTAGGGGCGTGTCCAGTAGAGCTATGTCACCAGCCCCTATTCGGGTCACTGCTTGTCTGCccatctttctttttcctctcgtCCCCAAAGGGAAAggcctctgtgtgttttttgcgtTGTCGTCACTTTGTGCCTTTTTCCTCTTTAATGGTTTAAGTTTGAGATCGGTCGACGCCTGCATGTCAACTAAACCTTCACCagaaatgcatacacacatttgtatattttttgtGCCAATTTAAAAGGCGTATATTGAAAGCTTTTGGGAAATAAACTTTCAAAGGACTGTTTTTAAGACCTTCTCTGTTATCTCTGTGAAGGTTTGTTCTGTACCTCTATCAATATTTGTATTATGCTCCTAACCTCTGCAACCCTTTATAACCACTGTCAATAAGTTGTGTGATATGACAttgtaatgtattgtaatatgataaagcagtttttttgtttgtttttttataactTGTTCACTGAAACAATGGGCCTTTCACTAATGATTTCACTATATTTAGATGAAAATAACTACAGACTGAGCAGTACTGTAACAAGCAGGTCCAATTCAGGGTCCAAAAATGCCTTTTTCCAATAAAAGGTCATACAGTACATTTGAACAGTGACTTATTGATATAAATGTACTAATGTGCATATACCCAGCTCTTGTGTGTACGCATGCCTTGCGTGTGAGAGTGTCCATGCACCAGTATGTGTCTTTGGAGATTTGGGTTAATCCAATGTCAGGTGAAAAGCTGACGTTTGATAGGTAATCCCTGTCCGAATGTGTTAATCAAATAGAGGTTCTTTCCAACAACAGTTAAGGAAAACACATTGGACCAAATTGTATATACCAGCATAACTCTCAATCTGTGTTGTTTTATGACATTACACACGTTCAAGAACCAGTATCACAGTTTCTTTTTAGATTAGTTTGAGTCATTATCACACATAATCTGCTTGGATATCAGACTGGTGTCTGTCTATCAGGCAGTGACCTGTGACTCTTATCTCTGACTTCCCATCAGGGTGCCAGTCTGTTAGCTACCggagctgtgattggtcagttttCAAGCCTGGGTCAGGTGAAGCCCACCTTCATGGTTTAGCCTCTGAGCTGACAGTAATCCTTGCAACACTCCCTCTGAGCTGCTCCCTGTTCCTGTTTTAACCTGTGTACAGTCTAAGGTATTTACTCGTTGGTGCCGTACGCtcgagagtgtgtctgtgtgtgtgacagcgtgtGTGTATCGCTGCAAGACGGTCGGACTGAACAGGAcggtgtggaggaggagtaaTGATGTTTTTCCCAAATGTCGAGCAGAGGGAGAATCGCAGAGAACTTTCTACGGATCTGACTCCCACAGGTCAGTCAGCATAGGatgatgtgtgtgagcgtgtgtgtatgagagagataaGGTGGCGCAGCGCCAGCCGAGAGGATTCCCCATCTACCAAGACTTGAACTATCGATGTCACAAGGCTGACACATAATTACACAGCACACTGGACTGCCGAGGACACTTCGGAACGTACACAGAATGAACTGTCCTGGTCAATCTTGTTTGTGGATGTCTGCGTTTACTGCAGAGAGTTTTGAGTGTCGGGGAATGTGTTTAGAGAATGGTgagggagatagggggaggagagagagagtggtctgTCCTAACCTGAGACAGGGGAGAGTGGTCTGTCTCACTCAGACAGGAGAGCTGGAAACCCACTTACAGGGATTGGAGGGAATTAAAGGACTGTAAGCATGTCAGTGCGTGTTTGGGTTGGGTACTGAGAATCTTGACCTTGTGATCATTCGAATTCTACAGTTCCCTTACTTTTGCACGGCTTTAGCTTTACAGACTTTCCGCCACTCCCTATATCTTCCAGAAGCTGACTAGAGCAGGCAAGGGGTTGTGGTAGAAGAAGTGACACCTGAGGCCTGGTCAAGACCAGGGGCTGGAACTGAGCCCAAGGCCTGCTCAGCCCAGGGATGCCCCGGGCTAGGCTGCAGCTATGGAGGCTGCCTCTGTTGAGGCTGCTGGCCTTCTCTCTGGTGCTATATGTCTGCCTACACAGAACCTCAGGTAAACACAAATTCGAATATTTTCCCCCATATGACTTGAAGTCAGAGTTGACCATCAAAAATATTTCTGAGTTGGTcaaattggtgtgtgtgtgcctgaacaGGCATGTCCGGTTGGGGAGGATGTTTTGAAGGCCAGGATGTGTTTGCGACCGTCAGAGAGAACAGTCACATGGGACAGCTCGTCGCTGAGCTAGTTGtagacacagagacagccaATGGGATTCACTGGAGCCTCACCGGGCAGGATGCTGATTGGTTCTTCCTGGAGGGCATAAACCTCCGACTCAACACATCATCAGAGAAGGTCCTGGATAGAGAGGTAAGCACAGTTGGATCATGTTTCTCCAAAATTTGGACCAGTGCTCTTCATTCCATTTCAACAGTAAAGGGCTATGGAAGATCTGTCTGTAGTCGTCATAGTTGTCAGCACAGTTGTCTGTGTCCTAGCCTGGACTCAATATGATGCATTAGAACAGGGTGTATTAATGACGCAGCAAATAGCTGGACCACATATAAACACAGGAAGTGACTGAACTAAACCTGTCCCCCTCGTCCTATTCCAGGTGCTTTACTTCAGTAGATCTAATTTGGCgtaaaagagataaagagattaCGGTGTTGATTTTCAGGCGCAGGGGCAAATCCTTATGGCGGCGCTGACTTGCTATGAAGATCACAATGTTCAGGTACATCCGTTTCTGTGTTTGCTGGTCCCCTTTGCTGTGGAATAGTGTGTTAAAACGGGTGTATTTGTGTTGCAGAATAAATATAGGATCATGGTGGAGA of Osmerus mordax isolate fOsmMor3 chromosome 4, fOsmMor3.pri, whole genome shotgun sequence contains these proteins:
- the gtf3c6 gene encoding general transcription factor 3C polypeptide 6 isoform X1, yielding MRMWNTMSDIEDDWEEEEQLVVVELSGIINSDFLTKCQGGTCKILDIDSERPIMQVGPYVFAGEYEDFLGTCVLFQEQDITGQDTDTGPQLKYKCHTGKKLMMQRIFLAEKKEGEPSSEEHDVPLPGDGKTAETPSHSTKGAEKTGNVEETGQQTTEEGEMHQD
- the gtf3c6 gene encoding general transcription factor 3C polypeptide 6 isoform X2, whose product is MSDIEDDWEEEEQLVVVELSGIINSDFLTKCQGGTCKILDIDSERPIMQVGPYVFAGEYEDFLGTCVLFQEQDITGQDTDTGPQLKYKCHTGKKLMMQRIFLAEKKEGEPSSEEHDVPLPGDGKTAETPSHSTKGAEKTGNVEETGQQTTEEGEMHQD
- the calub gene encoding calumenin-B, encoding MELRPFIMMCFALCVVYATSKPTEKKDRVHHDDLLSDRDHDDQENFDYDHEAFLGQDEAKTFDQLTPEESKERLGMLVERIDEDRDGYVSTEEMKKWIKHAQKRWIYDDVDRQWKGHDLNGDGQVSWEEYKNATYGYILDDPDPEDGFSYRQMMARDERRFKMADLDADSKANKEEFTAFLHPEEYDHMKDIVVLETMEDIDKNGDGFIDLEEYIGDMYNQEGDPSEPEWVRTEREQFTEFRDKNKDGRMDKEETRDWILPSDYDHAEAEAKHLVYESDTDKDGRLTKAEIVEKYDLFVGSQATDFGEALARHDEF